The Mesotoga infera DNA window AATAGATAGGAATGACTTCACCGCTGTCGTCAAAGAAGCAAATTCGCTGAAAGTCCTCACCGATAACCCTAAAGATATCGCGAGACTGAAGGAGATAGCTGGATCAAAAAGAGAAGAGGTTAATCTTGAATCCTTCTTCGGGACTATAGTAAGGGGGAATAAGCATGTTCTATAAAGAAATTCATGAAATGAAATTGAGAGTAATAATAATGTTCGTCGTTTTGCTGGTCTCGTTGGT harbors:
- a CDS encoding ABC transporter ATP-binding protein encodes the protein IDRNDFTAVVKEANSLKVLTDNPKDIARLKEIAGSKREEVNLESFFGTIVRGNKHVL